The genome window ACCGATCAGGATCTGGGTCTGGATGATCTCGATCTCGACGGCTTGGAACTCGACCTCGATACCGACCCCGACGACGATAAATAATCCATTCGCACCCTTCCTTTCAACCTTTCCCGGCTTTCCTGCAAACTTTCATTTGCTTCGGCACGCGTTTCCACCAACCCCCTCTTTTTTATCCGCTTGTCCTGTTTGACCTGAAAAAAATTGGATTTTCCACCCGTTTTCCATTATAAATTGATGTACAAATTCAAATTGTGGGAAGCACCCGCTCTGCCCGGGGCCGGGTGGAGGTTGGCCGACTGTTTTCCAGACCCATACCGCGTTTTCCCTCTTTACCATATCCTTTGATAACCTCCATGAAGCCGTCCGGTTTCCGCCGCCGTTATGTCGCGCTGCTGCTGGATATCACCGCTTTGGAAATACTAGGATTGTTGTTGAGCCGGACTTATCTGAATCAGTCCGGGATGGACATGGGATCGGTGCTCATCCGTATGGCTTTGGGCTTGGATCAGGCGGGAAACACTCTGCCGATTCTGACAGGGGGTTGCTTGCTGCAGGCACTTTTGTTCAGCGCTTATTTCGTGGTGTTTACCGGCATTTGCGGTCAAACCCCCGGAAAAAAAATGATGGGCATTCAGGTCTGGAGAGAGAACGGGCAACCGATCGATTTTCGGGCGGCCACGCTGCGGTCCATACCGGGCTACCTGTTGTCCACCATCACATTGGGACTTGGTTTTCTAATGGTTCTGACCGACCCGCGCCAACAGACTCTGCATGACAAAATCGCCCAGACGCGGGTCTTCATTGTTTGATAAAACTCTAACTGCAACGGATACCTATAACAGGAAAAGAGGATATGAATAAGACGTACTTGCTCGCACCCGGCCCGACTCCGGTCCCGGAAAAAGTGAACCTGGAAATGGCCGCGCCGATGATCCATCATCGCACGCCGCAGTTCAGCAAAATTTTTGGTGAAGCCGCCGAAGACGCCAAAACTCTGTTTCAGACCAAGCAGGATGTCATGATCCTGGCCTCCACCGGCACCGGCGGCATGGAAGCCTGCATCACCAACCTGTTTTCGCCCGGGGACAAGGTCCTGGTCATCAACGGCGGCAAGTTCGGCGAACGCTGGGGCAAAATTTCCGAAACCTACGGATTGGAACCCATCTGGATCAACGTCGAATGGGGTCAGGCCGTGAAAGCCGCCGACGTGAAAGCGGAACTGGACAAGAATCCGGACATCCGCGGCGTGCTGGTGCAGGCCAGTGAAACCTCCACCACCGTTTCCCATCCCATCGAGGAAATTTCCAAACTCACGCGGCAGCGCGAGGACCTGTTGCTGGTTGTGGACGGCATCACCGCCGTCGGGGTGTACCCGCTGC of Nitrospina watsonii contains these proteins:
- a CDS encoding RDD family protein, which codes for MKPSGFRRRYVALLLDITALEILGLLLSRTYLNQSGMDMGSVLIRMALGLDQAGNTLPILTGGCLLQALLFSAYFVVFTGICGQTPGKKMMGIQVWRENGQPIDFRAATLRSIPGYLLSTITLGLGFLMVLTDPRQQTLHDKIAQTRVFIV